ATGATGTCACCAAAGTAATATCTGAAGATATGAACGTAAATATGAAATCCATTAAAATGCAAACAAATGGATCTATTTTTGATGGAGAAATAAACGTGTATGTTCATGATTTAAAAGAAATAAGCTACCTTATCCAAAAATTACAAAACATACCCAGTATGTATGATGTTTGTTTAGAAAATAAATAAACTCTTTTTTAATTTCCTCCATCTATGCCTCTAAAAATTTGGAAAGATTTTTCTTCTCTCCTTTTCCCAATAACTTGTTATGCTTGCAAAGAACCACTGGTGCAGGGTGAAGAATACCTTTGTATTCATTGCAGGAGTAGTATATCAATAGCACAAATAAACCCCGAAAAGAACTCTTTTTTAGATACCCATAGTTATGTTATGGGACTTACTTTTGCGATAGCTTACTTTCGATTTTCCAAAGAAGGAATATCCCAGAAAATGTTACATACATTAAAATACTCTTCGCATCAAGATATTGGTAACATTTTGGGAAAATGGTTTGGAGAATACCTATCCAGCCATTATGATATAAAAAAATTTGATGGACTTATACCTGTTCCTCTTCACAAAAGAAAAGAAAAAGTACGCGGATTTAATCAAAGCCAGGTCATCGCAAATGGAATATCCGAATCTACCAAAATACCTGTAATGACAGATATATTAGAAAGAAATGTCTATACAGAGACCCAAACAAAAAAAAATAAAGTACAACGTATAGAAAATATAAAAAATGTATTTGCCCTCAAAAATCCCGAGAAAATAAAAGAAAAATCATTGCTGATCGTAGATGATGTAGTCACTACGGGAGCAACAATTTTAGAATGTGGCGAACTCTGTATAAAAAATGGAGCAAAAGAATTTGGCATTTGTGCTTTGACTTCTAAAGACATCTTATAATACCTATAAAAAATAAACTCTATAACAACCTTGTTCGTTTTTATAAAAACGCATAATTTAATAGCGTTAAGAAAAAAGTTCTGATAGAGAATAGAATATAAAAATAGAAAGATTTTTTATCATAAAGTTATTTAAAAATGTCAAGTATTTATTTAAAAATACTATTATGAGCAATACTGTTTTTATTGCCTTATTTATTAAATTATTGAAAAACCTTAAAACTATTATATCACACTTATTTAATTATCAAAAAAATGCTACACACCATACCCGCACTTTTGGCAAAGATATTTGGAACAAAATCAGAAAAAGATATTAAAGGTATTATGCCAATAGTAGATTTAACAAACGAAGAATTTGTAAAACTACACGATATAACAGACGAAGAACTCCGAGAAAAAACAGATGAACTCCGATCTATTATTCAAGAAAGAACAAAAGAGATAGAATACCAACAAACAAGTTTAAAAGAAAAAATTCAAGAGAATTCAGAATTATCCCTTCCCGAAAAAGAAGAGATTTTTAAAACCATAGACACCCTTGAAAAAGAAAAAAATGTGGTGATAGAGACCGTTTTAGAAGAGATAATGCCACGTGCCTTTGCAATAGTAAAAGAAACAGCAAGAAGGTTTGCAGAAAATAAAGAACTGGTAGTGAACGCAACCGACTTTGATAGAAAGATAGCAAGAACAAAAAAAAATATAATCATAGAAGGAGAAAAAGCTATTTGGAAAAATCAATGGATAGTAGCATCTAATACCCTTATATGGAATATGGTTCATTATGATGTGCAACTTATTGGGGGAGTGGCATTACACAGAGGAAAAGTTGCCGAAATGTCCACAGGCGAAGGAAAAACCCTTGTCGCTACTCTCCCCGCATACCTCAATGCACTAGTAGGAAAAGGAATACACATAGTTACTGTCAATGATTACCTAGCAAAAAGAGAT
This genomic window from Chitinophagaceae bacterium contains:
- a CDS encoding phosphoribosyltransferase family protein → MPLKIWKDFSSLLFPITCYACKEPLVQGEEYLCIHCRSSISIAQINPEKNSFLDTHSYVMGLTFAIAYFRFSKEGISQKMLHTLKYSSHQDIGNILGKWFGEYLSSHYDIKKFDGLIPVPLHKRKEKVRGFNQSQVIANGISESTKIPVMTDILERNVYTETQTKKNKVQRIENIKNVFALKNPEKIKEKSLLIVDDVVTTGATILECGELCIKNGAKEFGICALTSKDIL